The Deltaproteobacteria bacterium genome window below encodes:
- a CDS encoding site-2 protease family protein, producing MTTLLRRTIGVISILFFLVLPHELGHLIAAKLTGIGVMRFSVGFGPIVASTWLGNTEVCLSLLPLGGYVMLVDQGALAGWTNEQIVNLQLEQPNVWKMLITPERWLSHKSPGIQFIVALAGSCMNFLMVLASMPYLFSFARKGELTIESFELGEQKGRGLIGPIGIIKMASSACDKGFITAWMLAVRFSVGIGLLQLVPIPFFDGQHAFNALAVTLSSDLSFMEFATAILQIGIAILLTRLLYVAAIKKLRLLREFLNISPLHFNDMLRELTHSIFSRR from the coding sequence GTGACGACCTTGCTGCGCCGAACAATAGGCGTTATCTCAATTTTGTTCTTCCTCGTATTGCCGCACGAGCTGGGACATCTCATTGCTGCAAAACTAACAGGAATCGGCGTTATGCGATTTTCCGTTGGTTTTGGTCCCATCGTAGCCTCAACCTGGTTAGGCAATACGGAAGTTTGCCTATCTCTCCTGCCATTGGGTGGCTATGTAATGTTGGTAGACCAAGGCGCACTCGCTGGATGGACGAATGAGCAAATTGTTAATTTGCAATTAGAACAGCCAAACGTATGGAAAATGTTAATCACTCCAGAACGATGGCTTTCACACAAATCGCCAGGAATTCAGTTCATAGTTGCACTGGCTGGCTCGTGCATGAACTTTCTAATGGTGTTAGCATCTATGCCATATCTCTTCTCCTTTGCGCGCAAGGGAGAACTAACTATAGAATCGTTCGAACTTGGCGAGCAAAAAGGCAGGGGATTAATTGGGCCAATAGGCATCATAAAAATGGCATCTAGCGCTTGCGACAAGGGTTTCATAACTGCCTGGATGCTAGCGGTAAGATTTTCGGTTGGCATCGGCCTGTTGCAACTCGTTCCAATACCGTTTTTTGATGGGCAACACGCATTTAACGCCTTAGCAGTGACATTGTCGTCAGACCTTAGCTTTATGGAATTTGCTACAGCAATACTACAAATAGGCATAGCCATCTTGTTAACCCGGTTACTTTACGTCGCTGCAATAAAAAAACTTAGACTTCTGCGCGAGTTCCTAAATATTTCACCGCTTCACTTTAACGATATGCTTAGAGAGCTAACTCATTCCATTTTCTCCCGCCGTTAA